The sequence below is a genomic window from Liolophura sinensis isolate JHLJ2023 chromosome 2, CUHK_Ljap_v2, whole genome shotgun sequence.
gtggtctttgccaTTAAACTTCAAATTCTGGTTGGGTTTgtctaaaaaaaattcacaactttAAATCCAGGAACTATGGCAACGTGAAAACAGAATGGTCgttaatcacagttcacagcactcaaCGCCCAGCGTGAACTGTGAATACCAACCACTttgttttcacgctgccatagctcGTTTAGTATTGCCATCAAATGTGCAAATCTGGTGTAAATTGAAGCCACAACTGATAATGAAAACTTACCCTACTTTTTGAGTGAACACGTTATTTAAAACTGAGaaacaaacaatataaaattacTTCATGCgcttatatttttgttatagAAAGAAAGCGTCTATGAAAGACCCATGTAAGAGTTACGAATGAACAGATCACATTTGCTACATCAAAGAAGGTTTCATAGCTTTATATGTCATCTTGGAGTATACTCGGGATGCACAATACGCCGAGACGACACTAGAAAGTGTCTATGAAAAGAGCACACCAAAGAGAGCAAGAACAGATCAAATCGACTTCACGAAGGAAGGTTTATTATAAACTAAAGGAAGTTTTATAGGTCTTGAGGTATACTCAGGAtgtccttaccagcagcaatcaTTTCGTGTATTACTCCTTTAATGTGGGCATCGGTCAGCCAGCTACTTCCGGTCTCTGACCTTGACTCCTCTTGATGATGGAGAAGCGAATCAATCATACCTCTGGTGATGCCAGGGCTGTAGGTAGCCTGTTAAAAAGAAGCCAGGATAACACGGTACGGATGTCGAGCCTACCTATCAAATTCAACTACAGGACTCATCCATAAAATAGGACATGCCCAATTTCATGTGACAACAACCTTCCGCAAGTTGCATAATCTGAGCGGTCTGTCATAGCGgactgataaaactgaaatattcttacattgttttaatgttattgtatgttaaacacagtattttgaataattctagaccagtgacgtccaataaattgcaatgaacaaCACTGTTTTTTTACCTAGTTCGGCTTAAGCCGCGGGGTGCTAGGGGGTTGTAATTTGCTAGCATTTATGCGTTGGCATGAACGgccagaataaaaccctgattgaggtaaattgacaagaggctgtatttcacccgttacgtgtaaccatttgctcTCCATCACactattgtcgctgctctgttttttttttctctctgtgctatgcgtcttaattatattgagtacgatgtaaaactacaatcaaatacgtaaattgtgatgaaatAAACTGTCATCTTTCAATGCCACTTGTCGAATTCGACGAGTCAATACACCATACAGCACCATATGAACACGTCTAGAGTCTTAGTAGACTTTCCTTACATTGCTTTTCATTTGGGCAGGATTGTATTTGGGGATTTGCTATATTTATCTGAACTTTGTCCTGGAAACTGTAAACTGACTGTAGAAACCAACCTACCTTACTTTCCTCAAAATAGTCGCAATTAAACTGATGTGCTGCGCGTTGGTTTTGTTGCGCAAGTCTTCCCGGGCCGAAGTTTAGTCTCTTGAAGAGGGGAAAAAAGTAAAAGAGGAGGGTGATGGCCGGGGAGCCGGCCTGGGTGGTCGTCTCGTCCAGGACTCGCACATTGGCCAGAATAGGCGAGTCGTAGTTGTAACGTTTGCCTTTCAGCTGACATAAGACAGACAAAACTATATAATACATGATTAATATACTGAAGAAATGACAGACTTTAAGGTAATATAGGACATACAGATGTTTGGTTCCAAAACTGCGGCCATAATTCTTCATAAACCGACTATTGCTGACTAGAACAGCTTGAACACCTTGAGATAACCCTTACTGCCTTGGCGCAAATCTTTTTATGGAATGGAATCGTCATCCAAatctttgtatgtatgtatgtatgttttgtatgtatgtaagaaTTGAACGGTGTGAATTTCATCCTGACTTTtctggccttacgtgggaaagtctctcagcaacctgcagatggtcgtgagttttctcAGGGTCCGtttccctctcaccataatgaaggccgccgtcgtataaaagtgaaatattcttgagtacacaaTAGTTCACCACTCCAGTTTTTGgaactgatatatattttgtaaagcatgtatacatataagcgtcaagtccggcattcatataccatttgtagtccgtaaaaggcgttccaagtcgatgtGAAATGCCCATGCCATTTCATCACTATGTAAGACGAGGCATGGGACATCGGAGTTTCCTTTGACTTCCCTTGATTCCATCTTTCTCAGGCTTTGATggcaataaatgcatttttgtgtggTCATTACGATGACGACACGTACCAGTATATCCCACGTGATGACTGTTGTTCGTAGTTTGCTAAAGGCCGAATGTTTATCCAGGGTAATCCATGAGTATGGCaagaaacaacaatcaaataaataaatgaatgtaagtATGGCAGAAAGCCAGAACATAAACAGAGCACGAGAAGACTCACCAGTATGGTCAGTATGTTGATAAGAGATGGATAAAGAATATCGTTTAAGTTTACGGACTCTCCAGCATTTTCTAACCACTGTATCACATGAGTCAACTCGTCTTGGACTAATCTCTCCGTCTCGAGAAGGCCCTCTCCGTAGTGTTTCAGAATTTTGTGCAGGATTTTCCGACGCTTGAACAAAACCGAACCTGGTTGGAGGAAGCCCGTCATCAATGCAATGTGCTCGTTTATGGTGGGTGCTGGTGGGCGTCCAGCGAAACCATCTGCCAACGATGGGGAGCTGAAAGCTTCTCGAGCGACCTCGGCGGAGTTGAGAACCACGACAGTTTTCCCCATTATGTTGATGGTAACCACGTCTCCCCAGGTCTTGGCCATCTTGGTGAAGAAGAAGTGGAACTCACTGAACAGCGCCCATGGGCAGCCGATGAGGGGTAGGCCCCGCGGGCCGGGAGGTAGACGCTGACCCAAGACGAGTTGGTTGATCAGGAACAAGCCTGAGAATATCAGAGTCAGGCCCAACAACACCCAAGTTATCAGCTCCATGGTAGATATGGAAACTCAGCTCACACAAACTGACCCTGTAAAATACCGTACACAAAGACATGAGGGAATGAGCTAGGGAACGGGATGTGTATTTGGCCGCAAAACTTGCAGGACTTGAAGGTTACTGAGTTCATACAATGACATATAAAATCAACGTGTTCGTCTATTGGAAAAATAGAACGGAAGTAAGCATGATTGTGTGATCATACCATCTATCATATACATCCCTATTGTCCGGTGGGCCGTTTGTATCAGTACCTCTCGATGGCCCTTGTGTACCGTACCTCCCTGTGGCTCGTATGTATCACTACTGCCCGATGGCCCGTGTGTACCCTTACCTCCCGGTGACCCTTGTGCATCCCTATCCCCCGGTGCCCGTGTGCACCATAATGTTTCGTGGATTGTGTGTATTCCTGCCTCCCGTGTGTACCCCTGTCTTCCGGTAACCCGTATGTATCCCTATATCCTTACCTCCCAGTAACCCATGCTTATCCCTATGTCCCGGTGACCGATCTCTATCCTTACTGCCCGGTAGTCCATGTCTGTCCATACATCCCGGTAGCCCGTGTGAATCCCTCCATCCCGGTAACCCGTATGTATCCCTATATCCTTACCTCCTAGTAGCCCGTGCTTATCCCTATGTCCCGGTGACCGATCTCTATCCTTACTGCCCGGTAACCCATCCTACATCCAGGTAACCCGTGTGTATCCCTGTCTCTCGGTGACTGGTACATATCCCTACTGCCCCGTAAACCGTGTGTATCCCCACTATTCCTGGTGGCCCATGTGTGTCCTTACCTCCTGGTGACCCTTGTATAACCTACCTCCCGGCGAAACGTATGTATGCCCGTGCATCACACTAGGTGGCCACTCTGTACCCCTACCTCCTGTTCCGGACGGCTGGAGCATGACATATTTTTGAATCTACCATGAATGCCGCATGTATGGGATATGTTCCACTAACCTGGGCCTGTATACAGCTGCATAAAATTTCCGTATCAGTGAATACGTTTTACACAGATACCTGTATTCGGTTCCAGCTCATCACCAGTCTAGCTGATACCAAACTTTGTACGTCATAACGATTAAGGTAtatagctacatatatataagctGCTCCTCGAAGCCCTTATGGCATGTATACGGTTTTCCATTCAAGAATATACAAACCCGATTATTAAGGTTCCGCAGAAAATGtgaaacagatatttacattttgcagACCAATGCATATCGTATTATGCACAAAGTCTTAACCCTTTCACACATTTAATGTATGACGGGTTTGTTTTACATGGTTATAATTgtcaaatatgtatttaaatgtatccCAGCGGTGATCGAGGCCATGTCATATCTGTCCTATTTTCATGTGGACATGATTAAATATCTGTCCtatttttatgtgtacatgattAAATATCTGTCCTTTTTTCATGTGTACATGATTAAATATCTGTCCTATTTTCATGTGtacataattaaatattttcatgtgtACATGATTGAATGTCTGTCCTATTTTAATGCGTACATGATTAAACTCCCAAATACGCTTTTACAACAGTAAATTTCTTTCTGTGTGATAGCTGTTTACATCTCAGAAGGTTAACCATCCTGGTAGGCTATGCAAATGGGCCCATATCGCGGTGAAAACATCTATTTGCTGTTGTAACCCGGGAGTGCTCGTGAGTTAaacgcacacatacatataaagacATGTTGTTTTTTCAACGGAAGAAGAAAGTACACGACTTTAGATTGCGCTGATAACGGCGGGATGGAGTTTCGAGAGTTCCCCATTTTGTTCCGTTTTCACTGTCAGTTCAATGCGTAGTATAGCTAGTCATGGAGTTTGTACATGCCGTTTGTACTTTTGCGGATACGAGGATGATGTAAGCAttacaacatattttttaaaagcaATAAACAACTGTCAAACCCACTAGAAATTCTCACGAGATCAAATGAGAAGTTTAATATCAAGGGAGACTTACCTGGTTGTGTGAACCCACCATGGGGAACTGCTGCCGTGGTGTTTCTGTGAGAATGTGTCCACATGGCAGCCTCCTTGTGTGTTAACCCTTCGGCAAGCATACCATCCGTCTGATTATGTTCGTTTAACGCATTCTTGGCATGACGCCGAAAAGCCGTTAAGTCTGAATGGGTGAACGTTTGCAATGACAAGGCCAACGAATTTTGGCTCGGTTTCATTTGTTTCTATATGCTTTTTCATAGCCCACATGAATCAGTTTTAATGTAAACGATTAATGAACTGAATTCTCAAAAGGAAGGAACGCTTGCGGTGCATGTAGGCAGTGACACAACAGCATAATACACCGTCTGGTGATAATGCTGCACCGTGTTGTAACTATGTGAcaaaacatatatgaatatCCAGACTGGTTCCCAAGCTACTTACGTCTTTCGGTCGTGGGTTATACGCTATACGATGTACAAGTTGGTTCTGTTACATATGAACCTGCATAAATTCACATCCTGTATCAACGTACGGCATTTAGGCCTGTTAACCTGCTGGGTAGTGTTAAGTGTTTTGACTGTAGGTTTAGATTAGCAATCGCAGCCCGTCAGATCTGTGGCCGATTAGATATAGCACCGTTTTATTACACGCGTGACCTACATAGGTTCTAAACTGTGGGCCAAATAGCATCTGACTTgctgtttgtttgcttttataCTATAATGTTTGTTGTATGacacaatatataatataccaGGCCCTGTGTTaattgttatcgacaactgatattctagcatggtacagaGTCTGAAAACGTATTTCACTCAGCCCcctggaacataccttgcgtctttccagcatcattgaaaactgttgacttctctGCTTCTCTGTGCATGATgtcgtcctattttcgtactttcttggtttgtgttatatgagccgttgcaatcaaaacgcaactgagatacatattttgtcatcgacaactgatattctaacATGGTACTCAATTTGAATACGGATTTCTCTCAGTCGCGTAAAACATACCTGACGCCGTGTCtgctttgtatactttctttctcctgtggtggtttgtgttatacgcgTTTTGTTAATTGGCACCGCGATTATTGATCTGtgacgtccttattggttgatggcaGTCATAAGAATGTCTGCTTCGATACATAGATAGATATTTTTTCTGACGCGCTTCCTATCTGTGAATCAACCCTTTGTCTGGAATGTCGAGGCCATGTTAGAGCAAACACGATGTCGCCTCATTCGTACCGCATAGGATCTTTTAGTTCAGACAACTCGTTGAGTTTAGTAAATATGCTGTAGGCTGGAATTACTGTCCACGTGGTTTCATTTTCCAAATCTACCCGTAACTTCTGTTTTCTCTTGTAACTGTTTCGCCTACTTTCTTAGCACATTAGCCTTTATAAATGGTGGTGTTCAAAGTGATTCCTTGATGGACAAACACGCGagggattttttaaaaaatcagctCTCCTATTCTGAGTTTAATTTATATCATAGGGGTAATTTGGATTTTTCTTAAAGTATATGGTTAACTACAAAGCAGCCTTTCCGCTCACGGCCAAGTTATTCAAATTTGTATACTTAACATAtcgaagtgggaaggtctgcagatggccgtgggtctcctccgggctatgcctggtttcctcccgccatattACTGGTAGACGTCCCTTAAGTGACAGTCTTCcgtacagtgtaaaataatctatcaaatatataaaggtacaaaatgtaacaattgTAGTCAACGAGTTCTTGTTCCTATGGATAAAATTTTTTGTTCAGAAACGATTTGAAATCTTCATGTACTCTAGCGTCAGGATTTACCAAGGTGGAAACAAATACACACTTTATGCATTCTGCAGCAGACgacattgttaaaaaaaagtccATTGGTTACCAGTAgacttttttaaacttttacacTTTGGCATCTTGTGTCTAGAATAACACCGTTCTTTAAATGCTTACATTCTCGCCCATGTAGTTGAGGAGTGAGGTAACTCCTCACTCCGGAGTTACGGAGGCAAGGGGCCTCAAATGTGTGGGATTGACATTAAGGAACATTAATCTCTGTTTCATgcgcattaaaacttcccttcacattttaaatttctaACAAGGTCTTAAATCTTAAATCACACGCACAcatattaaaagaaaatcaGCTGTTTGACCGCTCTAGTGGACATATCAtatgttttctataaaacaccaatgtttcGGAGGGGACGTTgaaaatgatttactgaaagCGTCAATGTTATATACAAGATCCCAGCcaatgttttaacaaaaacttATACGGGTATACACGTAAACCGATAAGACGTCTccgttcaaataaaaacagcaaggcgtttgcacattaatgcctgtgttttttttttataaatacacgtcatgcgtcgttaatatttgcagtAGCATAAACTGATGTCAACCGAATTATCCTACAAATTAATTAACCTGTTCTTAGGTTAGCCCAACCAAGGCTAATCTGTGACAATAACGCAAATTgacaaaaaagaacattttaagGGTACTGGCGATTAGTACCCTATTAACCCTTCCAATTTTCGAATATAATTTTgtgtaggtttttttttctctgccaaCCTGTCATTTTTGGCATTCaggtgcatacttggtatcaaaTGACTGAAATGGTCTAGACTTTGGGTAGGTAGGAGTTTTAATTATGAAagtgaaattctgggtgagaggaaaCAAGGAGACAGGCGCAgatgaggctgtgagtgacgGCCCCTTGACCTCGCTAGGCGCCTCTCCCAGCTTCTGGCGTAGAAAGGTTCAGATTGGTATGGTGATCCTATGTCACGATTTTTAGGGCAGAACAAGGTATGCATTAAGACGTTTTGGGCACAGAGTATTTGGGCACAGCACTGAGTTACAGATTAACAGGGTTCTGAGGCCACCCTACTGCAGCTGCCTTCTCGATCTGTTTAGCTTTCTCGCGTGATCGGTGTGGCCACTGAAGATATCATTCAAGAGGGATAATTCTTAGATTCGGTTAAACATCTGTTTGCACATTGGTTGATACAGGTTATGACCTCAATGTCAGTTTTTTTGAGGCAGCATGGGCGGGGCGGGCTCACTCACTGCTGTGGCATAGAGTTGGAACAGGTGgttattttttcataaatagaCGTGATTGCTATTTTGGTTCGGCCAGCCCCACAACACGTTAGTGAATTAAATTCTGTGCGTCAGACATTTGTATACGGTaagctagataaaagagcggtgcaaAAAGgagacatatgactgaaaaattgatacgtaggacgttaaatcccaagcactcactcacagttTATCCACTGAGCGATACTAATACCGTTATCAAGCATAGAGTTCAATCATCAATAGCTGATTATCAATTGTGGATTTCAACATGTCTTTTCAAGTCTCGGTTCGCCTAGTCATTGTTTATTGTTAATCTATTGTATGTTTCATCTGTTGTATTGCTTCACAGGCTCAATAAAGAACGTAGATCTCTGGACGACTGAGTTTCCAGACgtccgagtgagtgagtgagtgcttttcGTTTAACGtactaacatttttttttcagttatgcgagtccttagaatgcatgtaatgtaccttgTTGTGTGAGTTTCagtcttttatctagtgctgcttcaccgagacgactcACCGAGGTAAGCCGCCAGACGACCGAAACCGGGTTATTAATACTCTTTCGACCAATTAAAATGAATGGAAAACACACGGCGCCTTTAACttataaatattgaaaatttgtgtgttAAGAAGGAACTCTTTTGAACAGGGATTGAAAGTATACGCCCTATGTTAAATACATCAATACCAGCCCGCACTCACGCTGACACAGGCTTACGTCTAGCAAATGACCAGGGTGGGGAGGAGTGTGGCGTGCCTGCTGACAGGGCGCCATAATCccacagccaatcagaatgctCCTATTCCCCGACCTGAGCGGTTCGCGCTGGTGGTGTTCCTAAAATAGTAGAATCCGCCTGAAATGTATACATCTCAAAACTCATCGCACTGATCACGGACAAAAACGGTCGTGGCTACCCCAAAGGGAAACCTCATTCTTTGAGCTATAGGCGACGGTCATCCCGTCTGGGTTTAAAGCCGTTTACAGACTATACCCAACGCCGGCGACCAAAGCCCACCAAATGTGATGAACGACCGAAAAACCGCGCAGACGGGTATTTTGCGTCAGGCCGTGTTACAAGAACTCCGAAGGTGCCGTCAGCCACAAGCACCGTCTTTTCAAGgctcatttttttaaaatccaaacgccacttttcagggccaaccataTCACGAAATTAGCACGCTCTTGAGATCGTGTGcctataatcatttatttatttgattggtgttttacgccgtactcaagaatatttcacttatacgacggcggccagcattatggtgagaggaaacctgacagagcccaggagaaacccacgaccatccgcaggttgctggcaaacctttccaTTTACTTGTATGCCCGTATACATTTGGCCTGATGATGTGTTGTAAACCATTATCAGATTTTGTTCTGCTTGTAAATGCGTGGCCAATCGCATGTTTAGTTTTTCATATTGACAGACAAACATCTTTAACctctttatatttttgtgaatatACGTACTCATTGTTCAATATAGAAGGAACTATTCCCTCACATGTGACGTTTGTTAATGATCTTATTATATTTCTCCACTTTGAAACCACGTTTTGTGAAAAGGAAGAGCTGATTGTTGCATAGTTCGTAAGGTACTTTTTACGAGAGACGCGTGTTCAAATCCGGTTTTGGATAGGGAATTTATAGATTttcccgctctcactgttcattgGTCCACTTGCAACGATTGTAAAGTCCAACATTCGTTGTAGACCATTTGTTGCCTACCAGTATGATGTGCACATCAAAGCTACGTGGGAACgtttgtcagaaacttgccacatTTCAGTGATTTACCTGGACATGCGCTGAAAAGATTCTTTGCGCTGTTTATCGTTTGTTTAAAACGACTTGTCCTCTACCATTATGGCGTGCGTAATGCGTTGGAAAGCCGGTCAGCAACGCGTCAAAGATTCCCCGCTTTCCACCGTCCATTAAACTGACAGCTATGGtacaagtgaaaagttctttaGTATGgggcaaaacaacaaaaaataagtaaacaaataaataatcccaCACTTTTCAAGCCTTCATGGGCCAGCATTGTTtacaaacatgtttattatCCTCTCTGGTAAAgacaaacacaaaaatttacACGGAAGACATGAAGATTTTGGATAGAGTGAAGACTGTTTTAATACAGTAACATATATAAAACGTGTCACTATTAGCACTGCAGTTTGGCGTATATATACAGCTAGCATATCAAAGAGTTCTCAGCTTTTGGTTTTCATACAGTTGTCATCCAGAGTTTTTGTTACCAATGCAGTACATTGTGTTTGTAAGGGAGACAATTTATGCTTTCAATTTTTACccgttttggtttttgtttcagtGAACAAAACCATGAGAAAAGCAGTGATATCCCAAAGGGTATAGATCTATTAATATACACTTACAACCAACAAGTATTGTTAAACAACAGTGATGAAAACACTAGTCTGCGTGAAgatctgtacaaaattttgaaacaaaaatcttCCTGAGAATAGTTAGATGTTGAGGTAACTCGAAGACACTTCATACAGGACCAAAACTACTGCCATACAATGATCAGTACTTTAGAATAATCTGCGTAAAGGCAGTAATATTTCTTTGTGTATTGGGGTGGAGTAGCATTAATAACGGGAAACATAGGTATCTCTGGAGAAAACGCTCTGTTTGTCAGGAAAATCTTTGtagaaagaaataagaaaaatgaaggttacatttaacatttgcTGGCGTTCCAGGTGTTTAGTAACACGGGATGCATGTTTAACCTTTCGAGGAAAATCCTAAAGTTTTCGGAGGTACAATAACAATGATGATTTACTGATAGGGATGAGACATATCCAGGGATATGGGTGCTCGGGCAAAGTCAGAGTTCAGTCCCTTTGCCTGGGTACCCCAGCAACTATATTCACAAAAAGAGAGGATAAGATAAATCTGACCACTAATTGGTTGCGAGAaataatttgaatttaaatataattagtTTTTCTCTAAAATATCGCTTTTGACGGCAAAATGACAGTTATGATTGGCTGACAAGGATGAGACATAATCGGTAacagaatatgtatgtatgcatggggtttaacgtcgttcttaacaacttttcagtcttCGGCCCATGAGAAGCTTAGACAAGACATGATTTAAGTCAAACAGAGTTCAGTCCCTTTATTTAAGTACATCGGCCAAAATACCTTTTGCAAGGTATGATATGCTAATTTTGACTTCTAAATGGGatctaaaattatttaaaataatatgtCAAATATCTCCAAGTCTTACCTAGCAAAGTGACAATTATGATTGAATCAGGCATACTCAGTAAAAGAGAAGATGAGACAAGAGATGACTGAGTCAAACAGAGTTAAGTCCCTTTGTTTGGGTACCCCGGCCGTAATACCCGAAACAAGGAAGGATTGCTACATCTGACCGCTAGATGTTTGTTGGACGTATCTTGAGTTTAACAATATTCCACACACGAAAGATACAAGTTGGAATACGCTAGGAAAATGATAGGCACTAACAAAACTAAAGGAGATCCAACACGTGatgtgtgtattgtacatgtggaaaacattatatatttaaatgacgACAGAAACACTGTCCACGTGTGGTCAGTCAAATAAagtatttgctttttttctatGATATCTATTATTTCGGTACCCCCAGCTATAGTCAACAATAAATGACATGCTAAATTTCACTATCAATTGTGTCCCAAAtataatttgaatttaaaatttacTTCACGCTAATAATTACGTTCTTCACACAAAATACATGATTTGACGTCGCCACGATATTACTAGGTACTTGCTAAACTAAGAGAATTCCAacaaatatgaatatgtatattgCACAGGTAAAAAGGTGAAAATTTCAATATTGTTAATAGGATTAAAGATTTGCTTTCTTTCCATGACGTCCTGCTGTAAATTTCCTTTAAGGTCTACGATATGACTTCAATTATTGGGCTATACAGTCACACGTGTAGATATATTAAGGTACACATGTCATATACTCCACTACAGAAGagctaaatatttatttttgactaGAGTTAAATCGGACATAGATTAGGTTGACATTATCTGGTGAAAGTTTACGGTGACCTGATATACATAAATTGTTTATGCTTTAACTGGGCCTCGCTTAAAGATTGTATTTCGGTGACGAAAAGCAAACTTAAATTTTACAAGCCTAATAGTGATTGCAGATGAATGAGTGAAGAAGACCCAGCAGCCGATTCTTTAAATGTGTTATGTCGAATTTTGTTATTATGTATGATAGAAATAAGtgcatttaacagaaagttctTTATCTCGTTTTCGTAAATGTACTTTCTGCTGACCAATAAAACGAGTCTCAAATGATACAAAGCGTGTTATTTACAGGAAAAATCTGCAACTTTAACATGTTACATCTCTAATCAGTATATGCACACtggataaaaataatttacagaaATACTTTGAACCAACACTAAATACGATGTCTATGTACAATTGAGATTCTTTTAATCAGATGTAAGCTATGTAAGCTATATGTCTACATACTCTGCTTGGAAAACTCAACCCATCGCAGAGGTTCGGGGTCGTCTGCTACTACAAAACTTCATTGACGAAACAATCTAATGACGTCACAATCAGGAGCGGTGACTTTGTTTTCGCAGGCTTCTGGTCAAAATGGTAAAGCATCAAGGGGGTTTTGCTCTTCTTCTTTCTTATGATAGATAATGAGCAATCAAATTTAATGTGCTAGAATTTTCCTTTGGTTTGCAAATGTAAAAACCACCAAACCTGTCTTATTTTCAATAAATCTCTCTTCCACATAACTTTTTTCTGACGTAAAAAGCCTcacttttccttttttattaaAGGCATGGCATTATAAAATTCAAGGTGCGTTTTAATCTCAAAATAGTTCCAATTTCCAAAGGCAATTTAGGtgacataatttttgtttttggaagcCTGTCAGTTAGTCCTGTTGCCCGCTGACGTCATCTTCTGTTGCCGTAACTTTACCGTCGCTTCCGCCCATCA
It includes:
- the LOC135462759 gene encoding cytochrome P450 1A5-like, yielding MELITWVLLGLTLIFSGLFLINQLVLGQRLPPGPRGLPLIGCPWALFSEFHFFFTKMAKTWGDVVTINIMGKTVVVLNSAEVAREAFSSPSLADGFAGRPPAPTINEHIALMTGFLQPGSVLFKRRKILHKILKHYGEGLLETERLVQDELTHVIQWLENAGESVNLNDILYPSLINILTILLKGKRYNYDSPILANVRVLDETTTQAGSPAITLLFYFFPLFKRLNFGPGRLAQQNQRAAHQFNCDYFEESKATYSPGITRGMIDSLLHHQEESRSETGSSWLTDAHIKGVIHEMIAAGVLTTGSALYSFFLISVHNPEVELSILKEIDAVIGRKRFPRLEDRPNMPYTNSAILELLRYISHLPVGLAHQTTDNISLLDYVIPKDTMVFCNTWHFHHDDKIWDDPWEFKPERFLDEDGKLASADHPLRRNLMPFGIGKRSCVGETFAKSRLFLFITTLLQRFHFTRDSSTTYRSCDPRSYRPGIVVFPHKYWVKVTPRAEEAT